One genomic region from Anticarsia gemmatalis isolate Benzon Research Colony breed Stoneville strain chromosome 7, ilAntGemm2 primary, whole genome shotgun sequence encodes:
- the LOC142974325 gene encoding uncharacterized protein LOC142974325 isoform X1, producing the protein MACIENITPMNVDSEMEEGEIVDDLSDISSEEEFLLRQRLEVLESYNNVLERKKAKRSSVAPGRKRGSKHKKEDALSYDLSEISATDLEDYCSTYKNIKVQKPIKTHHRQKRKKEEQNDVVKAREYRKKNTRQKKKLEVKIISASSEESDDEYRSRRKKLADAVVVNKTKNDKTSLSERLQKMLRGVNPQPMKLIIAENKKNDVSTKVVSPPNCSPISSQNTDDHILNGELQNGVQETTITCEIIDICTDDDSKTAVNSVDTVDSVAKDKVCNGEVNKVLDRDKSSEKDSDDDLELLRQHALKTKTVNNKVPEEVVVPSENKPMSEDEDSDTTELRLICLKSTYLKKAIEKKRKEKLQKKLSQSANLEDECVNQIMLVDKINSDNNTDIESVDMDIGSDGDDKLKENDDCTKSATNQGGEKNIPVLMVSNEDELEEDEDLLRAKLLTSLSKNLPHLVNPSVIKTVDSVKDTGQAKPKPPPQPAVIPEEKRFIINVESDSEGEHEATKNLTKMHMKLSEQVDFQQKLDMFLKSTRMEVEKTTLPDVVQPQTTPKKKEKYVAKAVKNLPKSEQIEYRNLVKRMAELEKIKQARQTSIGLNKVPNPLKDTLKPRNVTIDTTGLSTINSLEEKIKNSRKNIAQESAKMLKLKEEGVKLSQKFKIVATELRNIKTAITLNKKQQRSVQNYLTKIRLDHQLLLKSSLTSTHSKTNVMSHLNHTNIRLQKENNPKEPVPLKENPKEDYKNPVMLKAVKIGVVNDLKPKPVVVNHPRLSVEIQVSNNMKVVKIPDKVDQPDKSDQNKSKSEESNKSTDLPENKRQSSNPVVEKGGGNTAMPDHKRRKSDDYKSPLDAFGSTTWEEDPNAILCPFEVFGDCKDTDCKYLHTKTRSK; encoded by the exons ATGGCTTGTATTGAGAATATTACGCCAATGAATGTGGATTCAGAGATGGAAGAGGGTGAAATAGTGGATGATTTGTCTGACATATCATCGGAAGAGGAGTTTTTGTTGCGTCAGCGACTGGAAGTGCTCGAGAGTTACAATAATGTCCTTGAACGTAAGAAAGCGAAGCGTTCTTCTGTAGCACCAG GAAGGAAACGTG gtTCAAAACATAAAAAGGAGGATGCATTATCATATGACCTGTCCGAGATATCTGCTACTGACTTGGAAGATTACTGttcaacatacaaaaatatcaaggTACAAAAGCCAATAAAAACTCATCATAGACAAAAGAGGAAAAAGGAGGAACAAAATGATGTAGTTAAAGCTAGAGaatatagaaagaaaaatactaGACAGAAAAAGAAATTAGAAGTGAAAATAATTAGTGCATCCAGTGAAGAATCTGATGATGAGTACAGGAGTAGAAGAAAGAAACTGGCTGATGCTGTGGTTGTAAACAAAACTAAGAATGACAAAACATCACTCAGTGAAAGACTGCAAAAAATGCTTCGAGGGGTCAATCCACAACCAATGAAGTTAATAATCgctgaaaataagaaaaatgatGTCAGTACTAAAGTAGTAAGTCCACCTAATTGTTCTCCAATATCTTCGCAAAATACTGATGATCATATTCTTAATGGAGAGTTACAAAATGGTGTACAAGAAACAACAATAACTTGTGAAATAATTGATATTTGTACAGATGATGACAGTAAAACAGCTGTGAACTCAGTTGATACTGTGGATTCAGTTGCAAAAGACAAAGTATGTAATGGagaagtaaataaagttttagaTAGGGATAAGAGTTCTGAAAAAGATTCAGATGATGATTTAGAATTACTTAGACAACATGctcttaaaactaaaacagtaAACAACAAAGTCCCTGAAGAGGTTGTAGTACCATCAGAGAATAAACCAATGTCGGAAGATGAAGACAGTGATACAACAGAGCTAAGACTCATCTGCCTTAAGTCAACATATTTAAAGAAAGCTATTGAAAAGAAACGCAAAGAGAAATTGCAAAAAAAGCTGTCTCAGTCGGCCAATCTTGAAGACGAATGTGTGAACCAAATTATGCTGGTTGATAAAATCAATTCAGATAACAATACTGATATAGAATCTGTTGATATGGACATTGGTTCAGATGGTGATGATAAGCTTAAGGAAAATGATGATTGTACTAAAAGTGCAACAAACCAAGGTGGGGAGAAAAACATTCCTGTTTTAATGGTTTCTAATGAAGATGAGCTTGAGGAAGACGAAGACTTATTGAGAGCGAAATTATTAACTTCTTTGAGTAAAAACTTACCACATCTTGTTAACCCCAGTGTGATCAAAACTGTTGATAGTGTAAAAGATACAGGGCAAGCAAAGCCAAAGCCGCCGCCACAGCCAGCCGTGATACCAGAAGAAAAGaggtttataataaatgttgaatCAGATTCTGAAGGGGAACATGAAGCTACTAAGAATTTAACTAAAATGCACATGAAACTGTCAGAACAGGTTGATTTCCAGCAGAAATTGGATATGTTCTTGAAGTCAACGAGGATGGAAGTGGAGAAGACGACACTCCCTGATGTAGTACAACCACAAACTACGCcaaagaagaaagaaaaatatgttgcaaAG gCTGTTAAAAATTTACCAAAATCTGAGCAGATAGAGTATAGGAACTTGGTTAAGAGAATGGCAGAATTGGAGAAAATTAAGCAAGCTAGACAAACTTCTATAGGTTTAAACAAAGTGCCTAATCCCTTGAAAGATACATTAAAACCGAGAAACGTAACTATAGATACCACTGGTTTGTCCACAATCAACAGCTTAGaggaaaagataaaaaattCAAG AAAAAATATAGCCCAAGAATCAGctaaaatgttgaaattgaaAGAAGAGGGGGTAAAACTTagtcaaaagtttaaaatagtaGCAACAGAACTGCGTAATATTAAAACTGCCATTACTTTAAATAAGAAACAACAGAGATCTgtacaaaactatttaactaaaataagacTGGACCATCAACTGTTATTGAAAAg ctCACTGACTTCTACACATTCCAAAACTAATGTTATGTCACATTTAAACCATACCAACATAAGATTACAAAAGGAGAACAATCCCAAAGAACCAGTACCTCTTAAAGAGAATCCCAAAGAAGACTATAAGAACCCTGTAATGCTCAAAGCAGTTAAAATCGGTGTTGTAAACGATTTAAAACCAAAACCTGTAGTTGTAAACCATCCGAGACTGTCAGTGGAAATTCAAGTGTCGAATAATATGAAGGTAGTTAAAATACCGGACAAGGTTGACCAGCCCGATAAAAGTGATcagaataaaagtaaaagtgaaGAGAGTAATAAAAGTACTGATCTGCCTGAGAATAAAAGACAATCGAGCAATCCGGTCGTGGAAAAGGGCGGGGGGAATACTGCAATGCCTGATCATAAGAGAAGAAAAAGTGACGATTACAAATCGCCTCTAGATGCATTTGGCAGTACCAC TTGGGAGGAAGACCCGAACGCGATACTCTGCCCGTTCGAAGTGTTCGGCGACTGCAAGGACACCGATTGCAAATACCTACACACTAAAACCCGTTCCAAATGA
- the LOC142974325 gene encoding uncharacterized protein LOC142974325 isoform X2, translating to MACIENITPMNVDSEMEEGEIVDDLSDISSEEEFLLRQRLEVLESYNNVLERKKAKRSSVAPGSKHKKEDALSYDLSEISATDLEDYCSTYKNIKVQKPIKTHHRQKRKKEEQNDVVKAREYRKKNTRQKKKLEVKIISASSEESDDEYRSRRKKLADAVVVNKTKNDKTSLSERLQKMLRGVNPQPMKLIIAENKKNDVSTKVVSPPNCSPISSQNTDDHILNGELQNGVQETTITCEIIDICTDDDSKTAVNSVDTVDSVAKDKVCNGEVNKVLDRDKSSEKDSDDDLELLRQHALKTKTVNNKVPEEVVVPSENKPMSEDEDSDTTELRLICLKSTYLKKAIEKKRKEKLQKKLSQSANLEDECVNQIMLVDKINSDNNTDIESVDMDIGSDGDDKLKENDDCTKSATNQGGEKNIPVLMVSNEDELEEDEDLLRAKLLTSLSKNLPHLVNPSVIKTVDSVKDTGQAKPKPPPQPAVIPEEKRFIINVESDSEGEHEATKNLTKMHMKLSEQVDFQQKLDMFLKSTRMEVEKTTLPDVVQPQTTPKKKEKYVAKAVKNLPKSEQIEYRNLVKRMAELEKIKQARQTSIGLNKVPNPLKDTLKPRNVTIDTTGLSTINSLEEKIKNSRKNIAQESAKMLKLKEEGVKLSQKFKIVATELRNIKTAITLNKKQQRSVQNYLTKIRLDHQLLLKSSLTSTHSKTNVMSHLNHTNIRLQKENNPKEPVPLKENPKEDYKNPVMLKAVKIGVVNDLKPKPVVVNHPRLSVEIQVSNNMKVVKIPDKVDQPDKSDQNKSKSEESNKSTDLPENKRQSSNPVVEKGGGNTAMPDHKRRKSDDYKSPLDAFGSTTWEEDPNAILCPFEVFGDCKDTDCKYLHTKTRSK from the exons ATGGCTTGTATTGAGAATATTACGCCAATGAATGTGGATTCAGAGATGGAAGAGGGTGAAATAGTGGATGATTTGTCTGACATATCATCGGAAGAGGAGTTTTTGTTGCGTCAGCGACTGGAAGTGCTCGAGAGTTACAATAATGTCCTTGAACGTAAGAAAGCGAAGCGTTCTTCTGTAGCACCAG gtTCAAAACATAAAAAGGAGGATGCATTATCATATGACCTGTCCGAGATATCTGCTACTGACTTGGAAGATTACTGttcaacatacaaaaatatcaaggTACAAAAGCCAATAAAAACTCATCATAGACAAAAGAGGAAAAAGGAGGAACAAAATGATGTAGTTAAAGCTAGAGaatatagaaagaaaaatactaGACAGAAAAAGAAATTAGAAGTGAAAATAATTAGTGCATCCAGTGAAGAATCTGATGATGAGTACAGGAGTAGAAGAAAGAAACTGGCTGATGCTGTGGTTGTAAACAAAACTAAGAATGACAAAACATCACTCAGTGAAAGACTGCAAAAAATGCTTCGAGGGGTCAATCCACAACCAATGAAGTTAATAATCgctgaaaataagaaaaatgatGTCAGTACTAAAGTAGTAAGTCCACCTAATTGTTCTCCAATATCTTCGCAAAATACTGATGATCATATTCTTAATGGAGAGTTACAAAATGGTGTACAAGAAACAACAATAACTTGTGAAATAATTGATATTTGTACAGATGATGACAGTAAAACAGCTGTGAACTCAGTTGATACTGTGGATTCAGTTGCAAAAGACAAAGTATGTAATGGagaagtaaataaagttttagaTAGGGATAAGAGTTCTGAAAAAGATTCAGATGATGATTTAGAATTACTTAGACAACATGctcttaaaactaaaacagtaAACAACAAAGTCCCTGAAGAGGTTGTAGTACCATCAGAGAATAAACCAATGTCGGAAGATGAAGACAGTGATACAACAGAGCTAAGACTCATCTGCCTTAAGTCAACATATTTAAAGAAAGCTATTGAAAAGAAACGCAAAGAGAAATTGCAAAAAAAGCTGTCTCAGTCGGCCAATCTTGAAGACGAATGTGTGAACCAAATTATGCTGGTTGATAAAATCAATTCAGATAACAATACTGATATAGAATCTGTTGATATGGACATTGGTTCAGATGGTGATGATAAGCTTAAGGAAAATGATGATTGTACTAAAAGTGCAACAAACCAAGGTGGGGAGAAAAACATTCCTGTTTTAATGGTTTCTAATGAAGATGAGCTTGAGGAAGACGAAGACTTATTGAGAGCGAAATTATTAACTTCTTTGAGTAAAAACTTACCACATCTTGTTAACCCCAGTGTGATCAAAACTGTTGATAGTGTAAAAGATACAGGGCAAGCAAAGCCAAAGCCGCCGCCACAGCCAGCCGTGATACCAGAAGAAAAGaggtttataataaatgttgaatCAGATTCTGAAGGGGAACATGAAGCTACTAAGAATTTAACTAAAATGCACATGAAACTGTCAGAACAGGTTGATTTCCAGCAGAAATTGGATATGTTCTTGAAGTCAACGAGGATGGAAGTGGAGAAGACGACACTCCCTGATGTAGTACAACCACAAACTACGCcaaagaagaaagaaaaatatgttgcaaAG gCTGTTAAAAATTTACCAAAATCTGAGCAGATAGAGTATAGGAACTTGGTTAAGAGAATGGCAGAATTGGAGAAAATTAAGCAAGCTAGACAAACTTCTATAGGTTTAAACAAAGTGCCTAATCCCTTGAAAGATACATTAAAACCGAGAAACGTAACTATAGATACCACTGGTTTGTCCACAATCAACAGCTTAGaggaaaagataaaaaattCAAG AAAAAATATAGCCCAAGAATCAGctaaaatgttgaaattgaaAGAAGAGGGGGTAAAACTTagtcaaaagtttaaaatagtaGCAACAGAACTGCGTAATATTAAAACTGCCATTACTTTAAATAAGAAACAACAGAGATCTgtacaaaactatttaactaaaataagacTGGACCATCAACTGTTATTGAAAAg ctCACTGACTTCTACACATTCCAAAACTAATGTTATGTCACATTTAAACCATACCAACATAAGATTACAAAAGGAGAACAATCCCAAAGAACCAGTACCTCTTAAAGAGAATCCCAAAGAAGACTATAAGAACCCTGTAATGCTCAAAGCAGTTAAAATCGGTGTTGTAAACGATTTAAAACCAAAACCTGTAGTTGTAAACCATCCGAGACTGTCAGTGGAAATTCAAGTGTCGAATAATATGAAGGTAGTTAAAATACCGGACAAGGTTGACCAGCCCGATAAAAGTGATcagaataaaagtaaaagtgaaGAGAGTAATAAAAGTACTGATCTGCCTGAGAATAAAAGACAATCGAGCAATCCGGTCGTGGAAAAGGGCGGGGGGAATACTGCAATGCCTGATCATAAGAGAAGAAAAAGTGACGATTACAAATCGCCTCTAGATGCATTTGGCAGTACCAC TTGGGAGGAAGACCCGAACGCGATACTCTGCCCGTTCGAAGTGTTCGGCGACTGCAAGGACACCGATTGCAAATACCTACACACTAAAACCCGTTCCAAATGA
- the LOC142974327 gene encoding TBC domain-containing protein kinase-like protein, with protein sequence MSQENEDDYKFAACTYFAKNHPGETCGSNGLPLTPSSITILGRAQRLLTIEHPNLCTYLDVIRGKHERIIVVAEVIGKSLKECTSKFSYDEITNIAKQLASGLEFLHSQDIVHRTLADDNILIDSNGRVKMFNYGLYYMTGGGNEVAFPLGLPRYLSPETILNGGGPSADVWNFGIILLELSIGKLWSNLKPGPILRRILTLVHTNNPAERIAREHDAYEQFKQIPESLKNIIQKCLQIYPCNRTTFKEIVEELSHIESTELLEVKTPRGLMGCKLQYLYHWWQLAGGDIQAELKKNGLIKNSPPILSMPIAILLDGCTIGGKTGALFDRRIAKYSLDLLQSRLGHIPTSDFYLLMHEKIKCTDAFGLPKIIRERDTEYQFYRLMRFQRLLHGYPYTASDIRSESRIDIPPLVRGDVWAALLGVVGDIEDQYERIDKETPTPTDRQIDVDIPRCHQYCWLLCGAAGHRSLKRLLKAWLLTNPQYVYWQGLDSLTAPFLYLNFCNEARAFACLSKFVPKFLHKFFLKDNSSVIKEYLAKFWQMTAYHQPELASHLHDINFVPELFAIPWFLTMFSHVFPLHKILHLWDALLVKGPRLPLFMGVGILRQLKDTLLASGFNECILLFSDLPEIDIGDIVRMSISMCDNAPQSISYRRFTNEPPITDPKDMVEIPLETLFKEICPRISVNDVFELIMERRCYVIDIRSNLLFEKNAIENSLNVPYSGVHLGQHDLKQLHGSKQLVINEAVRIRRIIVVVSAEDETAQLFSEYLVKCNVPRVCILHGGIQAMIKHMPSLMGVPSKKHYFK encoded by the exons ATGAGTCAAGAAAATGAAGACGATTACAAATTCGCCGCTTGCACTTATTTTGCTAAGAACCATCCTGGAGAGACTTGTGGAAGTAATGGGCTACCTTTGACGCCTAGTTCTATCACTATATTGGGCCGAGCGCAAAGGTTACTGACTATTGAACATCCGAATTTGTGCACATACCTCGATGTAATTAGGGGAAAACACG AAAGAATAATTGTAGTAGCAGAAGTGATAGGAAAATCACTAAAGGAATGTACATCAAAGTTCAGTTATGATGAAATAACAAACATAGCTAAGCAGCTAGCAAGTGGTTTGGAGTTCCTCCACAGTCAGGACATTGTGCATAGAACTTTAGCTGATGATAATATTCTTATAGATAGCAATGGACgagttaaaatgtttaattatggACTGTATTATATGACTGGAGGAGGTAATGAAGTGGCTTTTCCTTTGGG TCTACCAAGATACCTAAGCCCAGAAACAATACTTAATGGTGGAGGTCCATCAGCAGATGTATGGAACTTTGGCATCATTCTCCTAGAGCTAAGTATAGGCAAACTGTGGAGCAACCTCAAACCTGGACCTATATTGAGAAGAATACTGACACTAGTGCATACTAACAACCCAGCAGAGAGGATAGCTAGAGAACATGATGCTTATGAACAGTTTAAA CAAATACCCGAAAGCCTTAAAAACATCatacaaaaatgtcttcaaatcTACCCATGCAACAGAACAACGTTTAAGGAAATAGTCGAAGAGCTATCACACATTGAGTCTACAGAATTATTAGAAGTAAAAACTCCTCGAGGTCTGATGGGATGTAAACTGCAATATCTTTATCATTGGTGGCAGTTAGCTGGGGGAGATATACAGGCTGAGTTGAAGAAGAACGGCCTTATTAAGAATAGTCCGCCTATATTGTCGATGCCTAT AGCGATTCTTCTCGACGGCTGCACTATCGGTGGTAAAACTGGCGCGTTATTTGACCGTCGCATCGCTAAATACAGTCTAGATTTACTCCAGTCCCGCCTAGGTCACATACCAACTAGCGACTTCTATCTGCTGATGCATGAGAAGATCAAGTGTACCGACGCATTTGGTCTGCCTAAGATTATTAGGGAAAGAGATACCGAGTACCAGTTCTATAGGCTGATGCGATTTCAAAGACTTTTACAT GGTTACCCATACACAGCATCAGACATTCGTTCGGAGTCTAGGATTGACATACCGCCGTTAGTCCGCGGCGATGTGTGGGCCGCTCTACTAGGTGTTGTCGGCGATATCGAAGACCAGTACGAGAGAATTGATAAAGAGACCCCTACACCGACGGATAGACAG ATAGACGTGGACATACCACGTTGTCACCAGTACTGTTGGTTGCTGTGCGGCGCGGCGGGGCATCGCTCGTTGAAACGGTTGCTCAAAGCGTGGTTGCTCACCAACCCACAGTATGTGTACTGGCAAGGACTAGACTCACTCACTGCACCGTTCCTGTACCTGAATTTTTGTAATGAAG CGCGGGCCTTCGCCTGCTTATCAAAGTTCGTTCCGAAGTTCCTACACAAATTCTTCTTGAAAGACAACAGCTCAGTTATCAAGGAGTACCTGGCGAAGTTCTGGCAAATGACCGCCTACCACCAGCCTGAGTTAGCTTCACATTTACACGACATCAACTTTGTACCTGAATTGTTTGCTATACCATGGTTCCTTACTATGTTTTCAC ACGTATTTCCTCTCCACAAAATCTTGCACCTATGGGACGCATTACTAGTGAAAGGTCCGAGACTGCCATTATTCATGGGTGTCGGCATACTACGACAGTTGAAGGATACTCTACTAGCGTCCGGCTTTAACgagtgtattttattattctccGATCTACCGGAAATTGATATTGGAGATATTGTGAGG atgtCAATAAGTATGTGCGACAACGCGCCTCAGAGTATAAGTTATAGAAGATTTACTAATGAACCACCGATAACAGATCCTAAG GATATGGTGGAAATACCCCTTGAGACGTTATTCAAGGAGATATGTCCGAGGATAAGTGTGAACGATGTGTTCGAGCTGATAATGGAACGTAGATGTTACGTCATCGACATTAGGTCTAATTTACT TTTCGAGAAAAACGCAATAGAGAACAGTTTGAACGTACCATACAGTGGGGTGCACCTCGGACAACATGACTTGAAACAGCTCCACGGTAGCAAGCAGCTGGTGATCAACGAAGCTGTGCGGATAAGAAGGATCATTGTTGTCGTCTCCGCTGAAGATGAGACCGCGCAGTTG